GGACGTGATCCATACCCCTGGACATTCGCCAGGGGGCGTCTGCTTCGTGGCGGACCAGCACGTCTTTTGCGGCGATGCTGTCTTCGCAGGCTCCATCGGACGCACCGACTTGCCGGGAGGGGACTTCGAAACCCTTATCGCCAGCATCAAGAACAAGATCCTGCCCCTGGGCGACGACAAGATCCTTCACCCAGGCCACGGGCCCGACACTACCGTCGAACGCGAGCGGCGCAGCAATCCCTTCCTTACATGATCGAGACCGTTTTTTTCGACGCCGCCGGGACGCTCATCGAACTGAGGATGGGCGTGGGAGAGGCTTACGCCGGCCAGGCTGACTCGATGGGATGGAAACTTGACGATGCGGTTGCCATAGAGCAGCGCTTTCGAGAAAGTTTCTCGCAAGCCGAACCGATGACCTTTCCTGACGCAAGACCCCATGAAATCGAGGATTTGGAGCGGGAGTGGTGGCGTCAACGAGTAAGGGCAGCCCTAGGAAAATCGGCCCAGGATTCACGCTTCAACCCATTTTTCGATACAATCTATCGCTGGTTCGCCACTTCACAAGCTTGGCGTCCTGCAGAGGACGCCCACGAGGTGCTGAAGCAACTGTCGCTGCGCGGAATCCGCAGAGCGGTGGTATCTAACTTCGATTCCCGCCTGGAAGCGATTCTGCGGGAGTTGGACTTGCACCGGCACCTGGACGAGGTGATCTGGTCGAGCCGCGAGGGTGCGGCCAAGCCCGATCCGCGCCTGTTTGAAATCGCACTGCGGAGAACATGCTCGCAGCCTGCGCGCACGCTGCACGTGGGTGACCGTCCGCAGGATGATTACCGAGGAGCCGTCGAGGCCGGATTGCAGGCCCTTCTGCTCGATCCGTATGGAAAATACGCTTCCCGAGGAATGAAGACCATCCGGCGCCTCAACGACCTGATCGCCGTCGTCGAGCGTCACAATCGAGCTAGCCATGAGTAAAGAAACCATCCGCGTCGCACACAGCCCCGACAGCGACGATGCCTTCATGTTCTATGGCCTGGCCACGGGCAAAATCGATACCGGCGACTTCGACTTCGTGCATGAGCTTAAGGACATCGAGACGCTCAACCAGGCCGCCCTTCAGGGCGTCTACGAAGTGTCCGCCGTCAGCATTCACGGATACGCCTACCTGGCCGACCAGTACGCCCTCCTCAATTCGGGCGCCAGCATGGGGGACGGCTATGGTCCGGTGGTGGTAGGCCCCTCCACGGCCACCAACGACATCCGCTACAAGATTGTGGGAGTCCCCGGCGAGCGCACCTCGGCCTTTCTGGCCCTCAAGCTTTTCGAGCCCGAGTTCGACGCCCGCATCATCCCCTTTGACGAGATCATCCCGGCCGTGCAGCGCAAGGAGGTCGACATGGGCCTGGTCATCCACGAAGGCCAGCTCACCTTCCGGGAAGAAGGCCTGAAGAAGATCGTCGACCTGGGCGAATGGTGGAAGAAGGAGACCAGCCTTCCCCTCCCGCTGGGCGGCAACGTCATCCGCCGCGACCTGGGCGGGGAGACCATCAAGAAAGTCTCCGAACTGCTGCTGCAGTCCTACAAGTATTCCCTGGAAAACCGCGAAGAGGCGCTGGAATACGCTCTCCAGTTCGGGCGCGGACTGGAAGAAGAGGACGCCGACCGCTTCGTCTCCATGTACGTCAACGACCGTACTCTGGACTACGGCGAAGACGGCCGCCGCGCCGTCCAGCTCTTCCTCGACCGCGGCCACCAAGCCGGCATCATCCCCCACCGCGTCGAAGTCGAATTCGTGTAGCTCCCCGCTGCGCCACCCGCAGTTCTCTCGACTAAACCGCGTGGGTCGAGGTCTGTTCATACCCGCGTGTTAGGCTTCTAGAGTCAATGGGATATTCGCCTGTGCTGGTGCAGCGCACCGCCAGAAGTTGTGAGCCAGAGTTCTCTTTCCCGTCCCTGAAAGGGACAGATTCGCTAGCCCAGGGTCAGCCCCGGCGAGCGCAGGCGAGACGGCGGCGCCACCCTGGGTCCAGGACAGCCAGAGTCCAAACGCTGAAAGCGTGGGATAGCGGATCAGGGTGGCTCAGAACTTTCGGCGCACTGCACCAGTGGGCAGATTGAGTCTGACGGGCGGATCGGGAAACGGTGAAGAGGCAGGCAGGAGCGCTTTGATCATGGGTATGAAACCTCCCTTTTTTAAGACCCATCACGGAGTTCTTTACGACGCTGATTGTCTTGAGGTGCTCAGCCTCATGAAATCCGGCAAGGTCGATACGGTATTCGCCGACCCTCCTTTCAATCTTGGAAAGGACTACAAGAACGGGTTCAAGGACAAAGTAGGGCATGCCGAGTACCTTGCCTGGTGTCGACGGTGGATTCTTGAGTGCTGCCGAGTGTTGAAGCCTGGGGGCGCTTTTTTTCTTTACGCCACCCCGGAATTAGCCGTTCAGTTCGCTCCGATAATGGGAGAGATGCTTGAATTCCGGCACTGGATCGCGGTGTCCATGAAGGGAACCTATCCACGCGGCAAGAAGCTCTATCCCGCCCACTATGCT
This window of the Acidobacteriota bacterium genome carries:
- a CDS encoding HAD-IA family hydrolase — encoded protein: MIETVFFDAAGTLIELRMGVGEAYAGQADSMGWKLDDAVAIEQRFRESFSQAEPMTFPDARPHEIEDLEREWWRQRVRAALGKSAQDSRFNPFFDTIYRWFATSQAWRPAEDAHEVLKQLSLRGIRRAVVSNFDSRLEAILRELDLHRHLDEVIWSSREGAAKPDPRLFEIALRRTCSQPARTLHVGDRPQDDYRGAVEAGLQALLLDPYGKYASRGMKTIRRLNDLIAVVERHNRASHE
- a CDS encoding MqnA/MqnD/SBP family protein — protein: MSKETIRVAHSPDSDDAFMFYGLATGKIDTGDFDFVHELKDIETLNQAALQGVYEVSAVSIHGYAYLADQYALLNSGASMGDGYGPVVVGPSTATNDIRYKIVGVPGERTSAFLALKLFEPEFDARIIPFDEIIPAVQRKEVDMGLVIHEGQLTFREEGLKKIVDLGEWWKKETSLPLPLGGNVIRRDLGGETIKKVSELLLQSYKYSLENREEALEYALQFGRGLEEEDADRFVSMYVNDRTLDYGEDGRRAVQLFLDRGHQAGIIPHRVEVEFV